CGACCCACGCGAGCTGCTGGCCTGGAGCCAAGGCCTCTATGGCCGGGTGCCTGAGGCCTGGCTGATCACCGCCGGTGGCGCGGACTTCGACTATGGACATTTTCGCCTGAGCGAGACCGCCGCCGCCGCCGTGCAGCCGATGATCGACGCGGTGCTGGAACGACTCGGCATCCAGCAACCCATCACTGACCCCATCACCGACCCCGTCACCGAACACAGCGATGCAAGAAGTTGTTCTGATTGAAGTCACCGGGCGCGACCGCCCCGGTATCACCATGACCCTGACCGAGGCCCTAGCAGGCGACCGGGTGCGCATTCTCGACATCGGTCAGTCGGTCATCCATAACACCCTGGCACTCGGCATTCTGGTCGAACTGCCAGCCGACAGCACCGGCTGCCAGGTGTTTCGCGAGCTGCTGTTCACCGCCCACCGCCTAGGGCTCGATGCGCGCTTCACGCCGATCGAATCCGACGCCTACGAAGATTGGGTGCGCGAGCAGGGCCAGCCACGTCATATACTGACCCTTCTCGGTGCTGTGATTAACGCCGAACAACTCGCCCGCGTCGCCGGGGTCGTCAGCCGTCATGGGCTCAATATCGACCAGATCACGCGTTTGTCTGGTCGCATTTCCCAGCGCGAGAGCGGGGGCGACACGTCCGCCCGCGCATCAGGCATACGCCCCGCCTGCGTGGAGTTCTGGCTGCGCGGGCCGGTGCCCGATATCTCCAGCCTCCATGCCAGCTTTCTGGAGCTTGGCAATCAGCTCGATATCGACATTGCCATTCAGGAAGATGACATCTTCCGCCGCAACCGCCGGTTGGTCTGCTTCGACATGGACTCGACGCTCATCCAGGCCGAGGTGATCGACGAGCTCGCCGCCGCCGCTGGCGTTGGCGAGCAGGTCGCCGCCATCACCGAGCGCGCCATGCGCGGCGAGCTGGACTTCAATGCCAGCTTCCGCGAGCGGGTTGCCTTGCTGAAGGGCCTGGAGGAGTCCGTGCTGGCCGAGATCGCGGCCCGCCTTCCGATTACCGAGGGCGCCGAACGGCTCATCAGCAGTCTGAAAGCCCTTGGCTACCGCATCGCCATTCTCTCTGGCGGCTTCACCTACTTTGCCGAGCATCTCAAACAACGACTTGGCATCGATATCGTTCACGCCAATCCGCTCGATTTCCAGGGCGGCCGCCTGAGTGGAGAGGTCACCGCCCCCATCGTCGACGGTGCCCGCAAAGCCCAGCTGTTGCGCGACATCGCCGCACAGGAAGGCATCCGCCTTGAGCAGGTTATCGCCGTCGGCGACGGCGCCAATGATCTGCCAATGCTCGCCATCGCCGGCCTTGGCATTGCTTTTCACGCTAAGCCGCTGGTCAAGGAACAGGCCAGGCACTCACTGGCCGCCGTCGGCCTCGACGGCATTCTCTACCTGCTCGGCATGCGCGACCGCGACCTCGAGCATTTGCAGCGATAACAGCGATCGCATCATCCAAACGGGATGAATCATCCCTCGGCACAGAGCTTTGCGAGCTGCTCAAGCTCGGCCTGGTCGAATCCGGCCCGGCGGCGGTCGGCGAGATTGACCGGACAGGGAACCCGACCTTTCATGTGCTGGCGTAGCAGGGCGACATAGGTCGAGGCCGGGTCGCACTCACGTTGCTCGCACAGATAAGCAAACCAGTGCGATCCGGCTGCCACATGGCCAACTTCGTCGCGCAGAATAATCCCGAGCGCATCGGCACTGGCATCGTCGCCAACCTGGCGCAAGCGCTCGATCATACCGGGGGTGACATCCAGCCCGCGCGCCTCAAGCCCGCGTGGCACCAGCGCCATGCGCGCGAGCGCATCATCGGCGGTGGCGGTGGCCATCTCCCAGAGTCCGTCGTGGGCGGGGAAATCGCCGTAGTCGAAGCCTAGCGTGCGCAGGCGCTCGCGCATGAGCGCGAAGTGCGAGGCCTCCTCTGCCGCGACCCGCACCCAGTCGTCGTAATACGCGCGCGGCAACCCGGCAAAACGCTGCACGGCATCGAGCGCCAGATTGATGGCGTTAAATTCAATGTGAGCGACAGCGTGCAGCAGCGCGGCACGTCCCTCCGCCGTGCCGAGCCCGCGTCTGGGCAGGTCGCGCGGCGACACAAGCAGCGGGCGCGCCGGACGCCCGACGGACTCGGGCGGGCATGCCGTGGCGGTGTCCTCGACAGCCAGCTCCCCCGCACGCCAGCGCGCCGCCAGCGACTCGGTGGCGCTCAGCTTGGTCTCAATGTCGCACAGCCGCAGCACATCCCGCGCCCCCGCCTGCAGCTTGTTGCTGCAGCCTGGAGATTGTGAAAAATTATCGTGCATCAATCGGATTCATCCGCCCAGGTGATCGGGACCCACGAAGCGCAAAAACACCTGAATCATGGATGACACCATAGAGAAATAGGGGAAAACGCAATTCCAGCGCGTGCCATGATCAGGTATGCTACCAGCATTGATCGAGACCCGTTGTTGACCCAAGTCCGGGAGCGGCCCAGGCCTGATCGCCAAACAGGCTGCATGGTCCGGCTGCGTTACCGGCACCGCGAGGCCTTTGATGAAACTTTGCCCCAAATGCTCAAGCAGCCCCTGGCCCTTCGCCATGGTCGCCATACTGGCCGGCATCATTACCTTCCTGACCTGGCTCATGCTGGGCTTCGCACAGACAAGCCCGCTGGCTCGCACACTCGGCAGCGCAGCGGTTTTTCTCGGCGTAGGCCTGACTCTGACTCAGTACGTGCTGACCTGTCTGCGCCGCCACTGCCCGCATCGGCACCAGGCCAGCGACTGCCACTCTTCAGGCTCGGGCGCATAAGCAAGACTTAGGCGATTTCTGTCAGTCGCCTAAAGATCACACCGCCGGCGGCACGCCTGCCGGTTTTGTTGCGACCTGGTCGCGCAGATAGACCGGCAGCCCCTGCTCAGGTGGCACCGTCTCCCCCGACGCAACCGCACTGGCGGCAAGTTCGGCGATATCGGCTGCGGTGCAGCTTAAATCGGCATCGATGCGATCATCACCTAGGCCAGTGCGCGCGATCAGCGCATCGCGATAAAGCGACCAGCCATTGCCCACCCCGAAATCCAGCAGCCTATCAAAGGCACGCAACCCGGCTGTTACATCCACTCGCTCCGCTGCGCTGACCTGTTCGGGTTGCAGCGCGCTCGCCCGCCCCTGCCCTGCAATCTCAAACAGCCCCCAGTAAAGCTCGCCGATGCGGGCATCAATGACTGCAAGCACAGTCGTGTGCCCGTGTTGGCGCCAGCCGGCATGGGCCAGCGCAGCCAGGGTTGAAATGCCCACCAAGGGCACGCCTGCACCGAAGGCCACCCCTTGCGCCACGGCCGCGGCAATGCGCACGCCGGTAAAAGACCCAGGGCCGCGACCAAAGGCAATGGCATCGAGTTGCTTAAGCCGCACGCCCCCGCGCGCGAGCACTTCCTCCATCATCGGCAACAGACGCTCGCCATGGCGGCGCGGGGCCTCCTCATGCAGGCCAAGCACGTCGCCGTCGCACAAGAGCGCGGCGGAGCAAAAGACGCCGGAGGTCTCAAGCGCCAGAATTTTCATGGACGCGGAGAAGGATGGGGAAAGACCGTCAGGCCTGAACGGACGCGGTGGTGCCGTGATTGACCGAGTCGATGAACTCGCGAAACGCCTCCGGGGGGCGCACCACCCAACCGCGGAAGGACTGCGCCAGCGCGCCTTCGAACATCAGCGGCGGCTCGTCCTGGGTGACTTCCACCTTGATCAGGCCAGTCTGCCCCACGAGTCCGTTCGGGTCCTGGAGGCGCGTCTCGCTAGCCCAGCGCTTGAGCTCTTTGAAGAAGTCCTCGGTCTTGGCCCGCCGGTTGGTGAGACGATCGGCCAGGCCCAGCAGCAAGGCGCGCTTGTATTCGATCTCGGCGTCAAATTCCTCATCAAAAATCGATACGCTGAAGTCAGATGTGAGCTGCACCATGCCGCGCACCACGAGATAGACGAAGAGATCGTGCAGATCGCGCCAGGTATGCTGCGGTAGCGGGCGGTCCCAGTCGATGCCGTAGCGGATCTGACGGGTGAAGAAGCGGAACAGATGCTGCAGCACCCAGATGCGCTCGCTGTCGTCATCGGCGTGGCGGCTGCTCTGGGTGCGGTCGATCTCGTGCAGGGTCTTGCGCAGGTTGTAAATCATCAGCAGCAGCAGACGCTGCTCGAGGGTATTGGCGTTGTTTTTTGTTGGCGCCGGTCCGCGCGGCTTGGGCAGACTGGCAATCGCCTTCAGCACCGGTTTCTTGACGCAGTGCATGACGGTGATGCGCTCCTCGGCGCCGAGCGTCTCGCGCGCGATCCGCTCAAGCTCCATCATCAACGCAGGCAGCGCCTGGCGCAGCCCGCGGCTGCGCAGCGACAGAATACGCTCGCAAATGGCGCTTGCCCCGGAGTCAGGCTCTTCAATGGTTTCACTCTCGGCGAGCAGTTCGCGAAGTTCTTCGCTGTCGACCTCCTTGAGCGAATAGTCATCGTCTAGCATACCCCGCCCCGCGATACCGACCAGAAAAGCGCTGTTTGCAATATGCCGCGGAGGCCGCGCGACTTCAAGATAGAACGCCCCATGTCATCAAGACCAAATGAAAACCACGCAAGCGCGCGGGTGAGCAAATTTCTCAGCACCCGATCACAAAATAAACACCCCACACTATAGCCCCTTGTGGGCGCAATCCCAAATCGGCGCGGGCACAAAAACCGCAAACAGACGCATCAGTTGGCTTCCCCAGTGCTTGCTGGCGCGGACGGCGGCAAGGAAGTCCCGAAAAACGCGCGCACATCCGCCAGGGACTCCGTGCGCGTCATCGGCGGCAGGCTCTTGACGAAGGCGGCACCATAAGGCTTGCTAGCCAGGCGCGGATCGCACAGCACGAATAAGCCGCGGTCGCTGGTATCACGAATCAAACGGCCAGCGCCCTGCTTTAGTGCAATCACCGCACGCGGCAGCTGGAAATCACGAAACGGCTGACCACCCGCCTCGCGCAGGGCGTCGATGCGCGCGCGCACGACTGGATCGGCGGGAGACGCGAACGGCAGCTTGTCGACAATCACGCAGGAGAGCGCCTCCCCGCGCACGTCGACCCCCTCCCAGAAGCTGGCGCTGCCAAGCAGCACGGCGTTGCCATGCTCGCGAAAGCGGCGGATCAATTCAGCGCGCGGGGCCTGCCCATGCACCAGCAGCGGATAGTCGAGCGCGCCCTCGAGCAGCCTGGCCACCTGCTGCAGCGCGCGGTGACTGGTGAAGAGCACGAACATGCGCCCGCGAGTGATCGGGGCAAGCTCGCGCACCAACTCGGCGACGCTGGCGTCATGCGTCGCATCGGCTGGCTCGGGCATCTGCGGCGGCGTGAGCCAAAGGGCCTGTCGCGCGTGATCGAACGGACTTTCCCAGCGCGCGGTGCGGGCGTCCTCAAGTCCCATCTGGCGGGCGAAGTGCGTGAAGGACTCGCCCACCGCCAGCGTGGCGGAGGTGAAGACCCAGGCTGCGGGCAAGCGCGCGCGATGCGCCTGAAAGCTGCTGGCCACCTCGAGCGGGGTCTGATGCAGACGAAAGCCGCGTCCCTGGGCATCAAGCCAGCGCACCTGATCGGTGGTCTCCTCGGCGGCGAAGAGCTCCAGGCGCTCGCGCAGATCGCGACAGCGCTCATGGTCGCGATCGAGTGTCTTGGAATGCCCGGCGATGGTCTCAAGGTTTGCGTCGATCTGCTCAAGCAGCTCCCCGAGCGCCGCGCGCGCGTCTTGCACCCGCGGCTCCGCGCTGATCTCGGCCCAGGCAGAGCGCCGGTCTTCGGTGCCGAACGCCAGGCGCAAGCTCTGCACCGCCGGGCGCAGCTGCTCGAGCGGCGCGGACAAATCAATGAGCCCACGGGCCTCGCGGGTCAAATCGGCGCTGAGATCGCGGGCGAAATCGAGCAGCTGATAGCTGCTGAGCGAGCGGCCGAAAAACACCCCGGCTACCTCAGGCAACTGATGCGCCTCGTCGATGACAAAGCAATCAGCTCCCGGAAGCACTTCGCCCAGGCCTTCCTGGCGCAGCGCCATATCGGCGCACAATAGATGGTGATTGATCACCACCAGGTCGGCCTCCTGCGCCTGGCGGCGCGCCACCACCAGGTGACAGTCGCCCCAGTGGGCGCAGTCCTGCCCGAGGCAATTATCCGCGGTGGAGGTCACCAGCGGCCATAGCGGCGAACGCTCGGGCAGGCCGGACTCGGCCACATCACCGCTGCGCGTGACTCGCGCCCAGTCACGCACGCTTGCAAGCTCCACGCGCAGACCGGGGTCGCGCTTGGCGCGGTCCGCGCCGGTTTGCTCCAGTCGCTGCAGGCACAGGTAGTTGGCCCGCCCTTTGAGCAGTGCCACCCGCACCGGGATGCCGAGCAGGCGCCGGGCCAAGGGCAAGTCTTGGTGAAAGAGCTGGTCCTGTAGGGTGCGGGTGCCGGTGGAGATGACCACCTTGCGCCCGCACAGCAAGGCGGGGATCAGATAGGCGAGGGTCTTGCCGGTGCCGGTGCCAGCCTCGCAGATGAGGGTGCCGCCCTCGGCGATCTCTTCGGCCACCGTGGTCGCCATCGCCAGCTGTTGCGGCCTGACGCCAAAATGATGCAAGTGCCGCGCAAGCCGCCCGCGTGGGCCGAAGATCGATTGGAGCTCAATCGGCTCAACCTCCCGAAGCCTTGAGTTGGGCTTCCTGCGCGCCCTGGATGTCTCCGGTGCGACGACGCGCGTCCGATATCACCAGCCAGTTGTCGCGTTTCAGGTTGCTGCTGTCGCCAGAGAGGTCATTCGCGCGCTTGGCGAGATTAGCCGCCTGACTTGCCAGCCCTTGTTCCAGGCGCACATGGGCCAGACGATTCCACAGATAGCCTTCACGTGACTGCAGGCGCAGCGCCCGCTCCAACGTCGCAGCAGCGCCGGCATAGTCGCTGCTCTGGCGCTGACGCTCGGCTTGCGTGACCAGCGCATCGACCGCCGGAGTCATCTGCGGAGCCTGGAGCGCGCCGGAGGAGGCAACCCGCGTCTCCGGTGCCGGAAGCGCAGGCGTCATCGAGCCGGGCTCGGCCGCCGGCGGCGGGGCTATCGGCGGCACGGCACTGGCTTGCCCACCAGCGGCCGGTTGCGGTTGCGCTTGCCCAGCCGGCCCTCCAGCCCGGGCTTCAGGGCTCTGAGCCAGGGCGCCGGTCTGGGCATTCGCAGCCACGCCAGGCGCCCCCGGAACCGCGCCCGGGGGCGGGCTCTCAGTCATCGGCTGGTAGGCGTAAACCCGCGCCGGCTCAGGCGGCGGAGTCTGTTGGCGCTGACTGGGGGTCACCGCTGCGGGTGGAGGACGTCGGGCATCCACAATGGGCGCTGGCGGTTCCTGGCGCTGCGGGGTGCTGCAGCCGCTGGCCACCGCTGCGACCAAGACCCCGGTCAGTATGCCTAGGGGGAAGCGGAATTGTTTGTGCTCAATCATCAGTTACCATAAAAATCGCTGAGGAAAAGATTGCGCGAGCCCCGATCCTCTCGGCTGGGGGCAGGCTTTGGACGCTCAGACCCTGTCTCCTGCGCCGCACCCTCGGGAGCCGCGTCACTATTGGCCTCCGCCACTGCCTCGCCGCTTGGGGCCGGGCAGGCGGCGACCGCGGCAAACTCGGCATTGACCGGCACTGTCAGTCCGCCACAGCCCTGGGTCATGACCACGCCATCGGGCGGAACATCGCTCAAGGGCTGATTGTCGATGCTGGCCATCAGGTCACCCCACACACGCAGTGCCCCGCTCGAGCCGGTCAGACCGCTTGACTGATTATTATCGCGTCCGACCCAAACCACTGTCACCTTGTCCCCACTGAAACCGGCAAACCAGCTGTCGCGCAGGTCATTGGTGGTGCCCGTTTTGCCGGCCACGCTCAGCCCTTCAGGCAGGCGCTGCTTGAGCCAGACGGCCGTGCCCTGCTCCACCACCTGGCGCATGGCCCATTGGGTCATGAAGGCCGCATCGCCACGCACCACCGGCTCCACGGCCAGCGGATAACGGCTCAAGGGGCGACCGGAGGCATCGAGTACTTCGCGAATAGCACGCAGCGGCGTGCGGAAGCCGCCGGCGGCAATGGTTTGATACACCTGCGCGACTTCGATCGGAGCCAGGGACACCGAGCCCAGCAGCATGGCGGGCACCGGGTTGATCTGGCGCATGGCACCCAGCTGCCTGAGGGTCGCCGCCACCTGATCGACCCCCAGCTCCAGCCCCAGGTTCACCGCGGCCAGGTTGTAGGACTTAGCCAGTGCGCGGTAAAGCGGCACGTCGCCGTGAACGCGATGATCGTAGTTTTTCGGTTCCCAGACATCGACACCGACGCGCACGCTAACAGGCCGGTCTGAAATCGGGGTCACTAAGGAGTATCGTTCAGGTTGCTCGAGCGCGGTGAGATAAATGGCCGGCTTGACCGCAGAGCCAATCGATCGCACCGCATCCAGCGCGCGGTTGAACCCTTCGAACGCGGAATTGCGGCTACCGACCAGCGCCAGCACTTCCCCTTGCGCGACCGAGGTCACCACCGCGGCTGATTCAAGCGTGCCGGAGCGAAAGCCGCGCTGCTTCTCAAGCTTCGGCAGCCGGTCTTGAATCGCGCGCTCGGCGGCGGTCTGGACCAATGGGTCCAGGGTGGTGAAAATCTTCAGGCCTTCTGAACGCAGATCCTCCTCGCGGTAGTCGCGCTGCAGCTGGCGCCGCACCAGTTGCACAAAAGCCGGATAGTCCCCGCTCGGTCGCGCACCGCCCTCGCGCAGGCCGAGCGGGTCGGCCTTGGCCTGCTCGGCCGCGGCGGCGGTGATGATCTGGTGATGCGCCATGATGTCGATCACCAGGTTGCGGCGTTCCAGCGCCTTTTCTGGATGACGGCGGGGGTTGTACTCGGACGGTCCTTTGAGCACCGCCACCAGCAGTGCGGTGTCCGCCACGCTGAGCTCCGAGAGCGGACGGTCAAAATAGAAGCGACTGGCGAGACCAAAGCCGTGAATCGCGCGGCTGCCATCCTGGCCCATGTAGATCTCGTTGGCGTAGGCGGTGAGGATGTCATCCTTGCTATAGCGCAGGTCGAGCAATATCGCCATCAAGGCTTCGTTCAATTTGCGCTCAAGCGTGCGCTCTTGGTTGAGGTAGAAGTTCTTGACCAACTGCTGAGTCAGGGTGCTGGCACCTTCCACGGTGCGCCCGGCCATTAGATTCTTGTAGGCAGCGCGCAGGATGCCTTTGGGATCGACGCCGATGTGCTGGTAGAACTTGCGGT
Above is a genomic segment from Thiorhodovibrio litoralis containing:
- the serB gene encoding phosphoserine phosphatase SerB yields the protein MQEVVLIEVTGRDRPGITMTLTEALAGDRVRILDIGQSVIHNTLALGILVELPADSTGCQVFRELLFTAHRLGLDARFTPIESDAYEDWVREQGQPRHILTLLGAVINAEQLARVAGVVSRHGLNIDQITRLSGRISQRESGGDTSARASGIRPACVEFWLRGPVPDISSLHASFLELGNQLDIDIAIQEDDIFRRNRRLVCFDMDSTLIQAEVIDELAAAAGVGEQVAAITERAMRGELDFNASFRERVALLKGLEESVLAEIAARLPITEGAERLISSLKALGYRIAILSGGFTYFAEHLKQRLGIDIVHANPLDFQGGRLSGEVTAPIVDGARKAQLLRDIAAQEGIRLEQVIAVGDGANDLPMLAIAGLGIAFHAKPLVKEQARHSLAAVGLDGILYLLGMRDRDLEHLQR
- a CDS encoding ferritin-like domain-containing protein, whose amino-acid sequence is MHDNFSQSPGCSNKLQAGARDVLRLCDIETKLSATESLAARWRAGELAVEDTATACPPESVGRPARPLLVSPRDLPRRGLGTAEGRAALLHAVAHIEFNAINLALDAVQRFAGLPRAYYDDWVRVAAEEASHFALMRERLRTLGFDYGDFPAHDGLWEMATATADDALARMALVPRGLEARGLDVTPGMIERLRQVGDDASADALGIILRDEVGHVAAGSHWFAYLCEQRECDPASTYVALLRQHMKGRVPCPVNLADRRRAGFDQAELEQLAKLCAEG
- the tsaB gene encoding tRNA (adenosine(37)-N6)-threonylcarbamoyltransferase complex dimerization subunit type 1 TsaB, translating into MKILALETSGVFCSAALLCDGDVLGLHEEAPRRHGERLLPMMEEVLARGGVRLKQLDAIAFGRGPGSFTGVRIAAAVAQGVAFGAGVPLVGISTLAALAHAGWRQHGHTTVLAVIDARIGELYWGLFEIAGQGRASALQPEQVSAAERVDVTAGLRAFDRLLDFGVGNGWSLYRDALIARTGLGDDRIDADLSCTAADIAELAASAVASGETVPPEQGLPVYLRDQVATKPAGVPPAV
- a CDS encoding ATP-dependent DNA helicase translates to MATTVAEEIAEGGTLICEAGTGTGKTLAYLIPALLCGRKVVISTGTRTLQDQLFHQDLPLARRLLGIPVRVALLKGRANYLCLQRLEQTGADRAKRDPGLRVELASVRDWARVTRSGDVAESGLPERSPLWPLVTSTADNCLGQDCAHWGDCHLVVARRQAQEADLVVINHHLLCADMALRQEGLGEVLPGADCFVIDEAHQLPEVAGVFFGRSLSSYQLLDFARDLSADLTREARGLIDLSAPLEQLRPAVQSLRLAFGTEDRRSAWAEISAEPRVQDARAALGELLEQIDANLETIAGHSKTLDRDHERCRDLRERLELFAAEETTDQVRWLDAQGRGFRLHQTPLEVASSFQAHRARLPAAWVFTSATLAVGESFTHFARQMGLEDARTARWESPFDHARQALWLTPPQMPEPADATHDASVAELVRELAPITRGRMFVLFTSHRALQQVARLLEGALDYPLLVHGQAPRAELIRRFREHGNAVLLGSASFWEGVDVRGEALSCVIVDKLPFASPADPVVRARIDALREAGGQPFRDFQLPRAVIALKQGAGRLIRDTSDRGLFVLCDPRLASKPYGAAFVKSLPPMTRTESLADVRAFFGTSLPPSAPASTGEAN
- a CDS encoding tetratricopeptide repeat protein: MIEHKQFRFPLGILTGVLVAAVASGCSTPQRQEPPAPIVDARRPPPAAVTPSQRQQTPPPEPARVYAYQPMTESPPPGAVPGAPGVAANAQTGALAQSPEARAGGPAGQAQPQPAAGGQASAVPPIAPPPAAEPGSMTPALPAPETRVASSGALQAPQMTPAVDALVTQAERQRQSSDYAGAAATLERALRLQSREGYLWNRLAHVRLEQGLASQAANLAKRANDLSGDSSNLKRDNWLVISDARRRTGDIQGAQEAQLKASGG
- the mrcB gene encoding penicillin-binding protein 1B; protein product: MDKAQFRATGSLMARHRRRALARAQRGGFWSFLLGLGVLLALGGAGVLGMYALQLDDVVRSKFEGKRWALPARVYARPLELYQGRVLTPEALVAELKRLKYLPVPEVDRPGTYLRDGERVRFYTHGFRFWDGAERSALLDVAFADGQVASVTTLDQGPEIALVRLDPALIASIYPTHMEDRVLLRRAQLPDLLIKTLLAVEDRKFYQHIGVDPKGILRAAYKNLMAGRTVEGASTLTQQLVKNFYLNQERTLERKLNEALMAILLDLRYSKDDILTAYANEIYMGQDGSRAIHGFGLASRFYFDRPLSELSVADTALLVAVLKGPSEYNPRRHPEKALERRNLVIDIMAHHQIITAAAAEQAKADPLGLREGGARPSGDYPAFVQLVRRQLQRDYREEDLRSEGLKIFTTLDPLVQTAAERAIQDRLPKLEKQRGFRSGTLESAAVVTSVAQGEVLALVGSRNSAFEGFNRALDAVRSIGSAVKPAIYLTALEQPERYSLVTPISDRPVSVRVGVDVWEPKNYDHRVHGDVPLYRALAKSYNLAAVNLGLELGVDQVAATLRQLGAMRQINPVPAMLLGSVSLAPIEVAQVYQTIAAGGFRTPLRAIREVLDASGRPLSRYPLAVEPVVRGDAAFMTQWAMRQVVEQGTAVWLKQRLPEGLSVAGKTGTTNDLRDSWFAGFSGDKVTVVWVGRDNNQSSGLTGSSGALRVWGDLMASIDNQPLSDVPPDGVVMTQGCGGLTVPVNAEFAAVAACPAPSGEAVAEANSDAAPEGAAQETGSERPKPAPSREDRGSRNLFLSDFYGN